Within the Thermanaeromonas sp. C210 genome, the region ATGGCCAAAGTCAACTTGCCAAAAACACGGCTGCCGGAGAGTTATTACTTTCTCCAGCCGAGCAACCCCGTCCTGGTAACGACTCTCGAACCGGATGGAACAACACATGTGGCCCCCTTCAGCTGGGTGACACCGGTGTCTGTTAATCCGCCACGGGTGGGTCTGGCGCTGCTAAACAGTCCGAAGAAGCAGCACACCTTGAAAAATATCGAACGAGAAGGCGAATTTGTCATCAACCTGCCGAACCTGGACATAGCGGAAAGGCTGGTCAAGTGCTCCTACATGGTGGAGCCGGGTCAGAAAAAGTTTACTTTGGCCGGTTTCACCGCCATACCCTCACGGGAGGTAAAACCGTGCGGAGTCGCCGAATGCAGGGCACATATGGAATGCCGGGTGCTGTCCATTACCGAAAC harbors:
- a CDS encoding flavin reductase family protein → MAKVNLPKTRLPESYYFLQPSNPVLVTTLEPDGTTHVAPFSWVTPVSVNPPRVGLALLNSPKKQHTLKNIEREGEFVINLPNLDIAERLVKCSYMVEPGQKKFTLAGFTAIPSREVKPCGVAECRAHMECRVLSITETGDHSFIVADVVHCQVSVKYYPRCWVAVVSIKEPLPNHLRGRG